One genomic segment of Sminthopsis crassicaudata isolate SCR6 chromosome 2, ASM4859323v1, whole genome shotgun sequence includes these proteins:
- the LOC141553446 gene encoding olfactory receptor 4F3/4F16/4F29-like: MSRANHTVVSEFVFLGLSNSWYIQLFLFVFSSIFYVASMLGNSLIILTVTFDPHLHSPMYFLLANLSFIDLGVSSVTSPKMIYDLFRKRKVISFSGCITQMFFIHLIGGVEMVLLIAMAFDRYVAICKPLHYLTIMSPRMCTVFLVAAWTIGFIHSVAQLAFVVNLPFCGPNVLDSFYCDLPRFIKLACTNTYRLEFMVTANSGFISLGSFCILFISYIFILVTVQKHSSGGSSKALSTLSAHITVVILFFGPLIFVYTWPHPTSHLDKFLAIFDAVLTPFMNPVIYTFRNKEMKVAMKRLCLQIGSFRRIS, translated from the coding sequence ATGAGCAGAGCCAATCACACTGTGGTGTCTGAATTTGTGTTCCTGGGACTCTCCAATTCTTGGTATATCCagcttttcctctttgttttctcctctatattTTATGTGGCAAGCATGTTGGGAAACTCCCTGATTATTCTCACAGTGACTTTTGACCCTCACTTGCACTCTCCCATGTACTTCTTGCTGGCCAATCTCTCCTTCATTGACCTTGGAGTTTCCTCAGTCACTTCCCCCAAGATGATATATGACCTTTTCAGAAAACGCAAGGTCATATCATTCTCTGGCTGCATCACTCAGATGTTCTTTATTCACTTGATTGGTGGTGTTGAGATGGTGTTGCTTATAGCCATGGCCTTTGACAGATATGTTGCCATATGTAAGCCTCTCCATTATCTGACTATTATGAGTCCAAGGATGTGTACTGTGTTCCTGGTGGCTGCTTGGACCATTGGTTTCATCCACTCAGTGGCCCAGCTGGCTTTTGTTGTCAATCTGCCATTTTGTGGCCCTAATGTATTGGACAGCTTTTATTGTGATCTGCCTCGGTTCATCAAACTTGCTTGCACAAATACATATAGACTAGAATTCATGGTCACTGCCAATAGTGGCTTCATTTCCTTGGGTTCTTTCTGTATCTTGTTCATCTCCTACATTTTCATCTTAGTCACTGTTCAGAAACATTCTTCAGGTGGTTCTTCCAAGGCTCTTTCTACTCTGTCAGCTCACATCACTgttgtgattttgttttttggtccACTGATCTTTGTTTATACATGGCCACACCCCACATCACACTTGGATAAGTTTCTTGCCATTTTTGATGCAGTTCTTACCCCTTTTATGAATCCAGTCATTTATACATTCAGGAACAAAGAGATGAAGGTGGCAATGAAGAGATTGTGCCTTCAAATTGGGAGTTTTAGGAGGATCTCTTAA